One genomic window of Arachis hypogaea cultivar Tifrunner chromosome 8, arahy.Tifrunner.gnm2.J5K5, whole genome shotgun sequence includes the following:
- the LOC112706376 gene encoding ferrochelatase-2, chloroplastic, with protein MTMNAASYSSVVSHSAFRSLDTKLSPSSSGIPSLIRVTCHSDCNKSTSQASLLLCRSSNNGWKGMLGGTSSWDTLPRRNLIGQTSYSVSTTTYGGVAIESPSHIAEEKVGVLLLNLGGPETLNDVQPFLFNLFADPDIIRLPRLFQFLQRPLAKLISVLRAPKSKEGYAAIGGGSPLRKITDDQALALKDALDAKGLSSNVYIGMRYWYPFTEEAVHQIKRDGITRLVVLPLYPQFSISTTGSSIRVLQHMFREDASLSKLPVSIINSWYQRQGYIKSMADLIEKELQSFSEPKEAMIFFSAHGVPVSYVEDAGDPYRDQMEECIYLIMQELKARGINNEHTLAYQSRVGPVQWLKPYTDETLVELGQKGVRSLLAVPVSFVSEHIETLEEIDMEYRELALESGIKNWARVPALGLTPSFITDLADAVIEALPSAKALYASTSTSEEEHDPLRYLVKMFFGSILAFILFLSPRMITAFRNLI; from the exons ATGACCATGAACGCCGCCTCTTATTCTTCCGTTGTTTCGCATTCTGCTTTCCGAAGTTTGGATACCAAGCTTTCTCC GTCATCTTCTGGTATCCCAAGTCTTATTCGTGTCACTTGTCATTCGGATTGTAACAAGTCTACATCACAAGCATCCTTACTTTTGTGTCGTAGCTCAAATAATGGATGGAAGGGCATGCTTGGTGGAACTTCTTCTTGGGATACCCTTCCCAGGAGGAACCTAATTGGTCAAACTTCTTATTCTGTGAGTACAACCACATATGGAGGGGTTGCTATAGAATCTCCTTCTCATATTGCAGAAGAAAAAGTTGGGGTACTGCTTCTCAATCTAGGAGGACCAGAGACGCTGAATGATGTTCAGCCTTTTCTGTTCAATCTCTTTGCTGATCCT GATATCATCCGTCTTCCAAGGCTGTTTCAGTTTCTTCAGCGACCACTTGCAAAATTGATTTCTGTACTTCGGGCTCCTAAATCCAAGGAAGGATATGCTGCAATTGGTGGGGGCTCTCCTTTACGCAAAATCACTGATGATCAG GCACTTGCACTTAAAGATGCTTTGGACGCAAAGGGCCTCTCCTCAAATGTCTACATTGGGATGCGGTACTGGTATCCATTCACTGAGGAAGCAGTTCATCAA ATTAAGAGAGATGGAATAACAAGGCTTGTGGTGCTACCGCTTTATCCCCAGTTCTCTATTTCCACTACTGGGTCTAGCATCCGCGTTCTACAGCATATGTTCCG GGAAGATGCCTCTTTGTCCAAGCTTCCTGTTTCCATTATAAATTCTTGGTATCAACGACAAGGTTACATCAAGTCAATGGCTGATTTAATCGAGAAGGAGCTACAGAGCTTTTCTGAACCGAAGGAG GCAATGATATTTTTTAGCGCCCATGGTGTACCTGTCAGTTATGTTGAGGATGCTGGTGATCCATACCGCGATCAAATGGAGGAGTGCATCTACTTGATCATGCAGGAGTTGAAAGCTAGAGGAATTAACAATGAGCACACTCTTGCTTATCAG AGTCGAGTGGGCCCGGTACAGTGGTTGAAACCATATACAGATGAAACTCTCGTTGAGCTTGGTCAGAAAGGTGTGAGGAGTCTTTTAGCTGTTCCAGTGAG TTTTGTGAGTGAGCACatagagacccttgaagaaatTGACATGGAGTACAGGGAGTTGGCTCTTGAATCTGGCATCAAGAATTGGGCGCGTGTTCCTGCTCTTGGTCTCACCCCTTCCTTCATTACAGACCTGGCAGATGCAGTGATAGAAGCTCTTCCATCTGCAAAAGCATTGTATGCATCTACCAGCACTTCTGAAGAAGAGCATGACCCACTTAGATACTTGGTCAAGATGTTCTTTGGTTCGATATTGGCATTCATCTTGTTTCTGTCACCTAGAATGATAACGGCATTCAGGAATCTAATCTAG
- the LOC112706377 gene encoding uncharacterized protein: MEGVEGEGSGGGGGQRYSLKASRINNEDILMCVDVDPQCLVEMKFSGANGRPLTRLDSIRQSIVLFVNAKLAINPEHRFAFATLSNSISWLRKEFSSEIESTIAAVRALSATSSTTSQPDLTNLFRLAAHEAKKSRMQGRILRVILFYCRSNIRPQHQWPVNQKVFTLDVMYLHDKPGPDNCPQEVYDTLVEALEHVSEYEGYILESGQGLARVLFRHVLVLLSHPQQRCIQEYLDIPKSLTKKAPQPEPMATEDSVPGSSQ, translated from the exons ATGGAAGGGGTAGAAGGAGAAGGGAGCGGCGGCGGTGGTGGTCAGAGGTACAGTTTGAAAGCGTCGCGAATCAACAACGAAGATATTCTGATGTGCGTGGATGTGGATCCTCAGTGCCTGGTTGAGATGAAGTTTTCCGGCGCCAATGGCAGGCCCCTCACCCGATTGGACTCTATTAGACAATCCATCGTTCTCTTCGTCAACGCCAAGCTCGCCATCAACCCCGAACACCGCTTTGCTTTCGCCACTCTCTCTAATTCCATCTCTTGG CTTAGAAAAGAGTTTAGCAGTGAAATTGAGTCAACAATTGCAGCAGTGAGGGCGCTTTCGGCTACTTCCTCAACCACTTCTCAACCGGATCTTACTAACTTGTTCCGACTTGCTGCTCATGAAGCTAAGAAATCCCGCATGCAGGGTCGCATTCTAAGAGTG ATTCTATTCTACTGCAGATCAAATATACGGCCACAGCATCAATGGCCGGTGAACCAGAAGGTCTTCACTTTGGATGTGATGTACCTTCATGACAAACCAGGACCAGACAACTGCCCCCAGGAGGTGTATGATACACTGGTGGAAGCTCTTGAACATGTTAGTGAATATGAGGGTTACATATTGGAGAGTGGGCAAGGCTTGGCGCGCGTTCTTTTCCGGCACGTTTTGGTACTTTTGTCACATCCGCAGCAGCGCTGCATCCAAGAGTATCTTGACATACCTAAGTCACTTACAAAGAAGGCTCCTCAGCCAGAGCCTATGGCTACTGAAGATAGTGTACCAGGATCCAGTCAGTGA
- the LOC112706378 gene encoding protein PARTING DANCERS-like encodes MDMHLSDSSTSAPSHATLSGTGGVCLMRNAWKGEHPSVINFISSFLSANSFRLNFVPIAPDFIFNCGGLSVAFVFVTNWDCNNVSLIFSRVQKLRTQFARFYVIITLPAKQQIDSFIQSYFKFEMVIGKPTFVPVQDIEMGFEKMVKIAHSSGVYKQQKIGEKLKAERKQLVQGMNFYLKVVTSIPGVDNHDANALSQAIGSVQAIAKASKDQILENTDLSAEKAEMISRFLRDPKFYSSPKIT; translated from the exons ATGGATATGCACCTCAGTGATTCAAGTACTTCAGCTCCATCGCATGCCACATTATCTG GCACAGGGGGAGTCTGTTTGATGAGAAATGCATGGAAAGGGGAACATCCATCTGTTATCAACTTTATCTCCAGTTTCCTCTCTGCAAATTCTTTTCGCCTTAACTTTGTCCCTATTGCTCCA GACTTCATTTTCAATTGTGGGGGTTTGTCTGTAGCCTTTGTTTTTGTGACTAACTGGGATTGCAACAATGTATCTCTGATCTTCAGCAG AGTTCAGAAATTGAGAACACAATTTGCACGCTTTTATGTAATCATCACACTCCCAGCTAAACAGCAAATCGATTCATTTATTCAGTCATACTTCAA ATTTGAGATGGtgattggcaagcctacgtttgTTCCAGTTCAGGACATAGAGATGGGGTTTGAAAAGATGGTAAAAATAGCTCATTCATCTGGAG TATACAAGCAGCAgaaaattggagagaaactgaaagctGAG AGGAAGCAATTGGTGCAAGGAATGAACTTTTACCTTAAAGTGGTTACTTCGATTCCAGGCGTTGACAATCACGATGCAAATGCG CTTAGTCAAGCTATTGGTTCTGTCCAAGCAATTGCCAAGGCATCAAAAGACCAAATTCTGGAGAACACAGACCTTTCAGCTGAGAAGGCGGAGATGATTTCAAGGTTTCTGAGGGACCCCAAATTTTACTCTTCTCCCAAGATAACCTGA